Proteins co-encoded in one Methylomonas albis genomic window:
- the proC gene encoding pyrroline-5-carboxylate reductase: MKTKTIGFIGGGNMATSLISGLIASGHSPQQIWVSDTAPATLQAHADQMHVNVSTSNESVVNEVEVVVLAVKPQILRDVALQIAPSLKQKNVLVVSIAAGISQQSLSQWLGNEVAIVRCMPNTPALVQTGATALHANTNVDDEQKDLAENILRAVGLALWVNDESQLDAVTAVSGSGPAYFFLLMEAMEKAALELGLDEHSARLLIQQTALGAAKIALESAESPAQLRARVTSPGGTTQRAIETFVQNGFVELVAKALHAARDRSIEMSKQLGAN, from the coding sequence ATGAAAACAAAAACAATCGGTTTTATTGGTGGCGGCAATATGGCAACCAGTCTAATCAGCGGCTTGATTGCCAGTGGTCATTCACCGCAGCAGATCTGGGTGTCGGATACCGCGCCCGCCACCTTGCAGGCTCATGCCGATCAAATGCATGTAAACGTTTCCACCAGCAATGAATCAGTGGTTAACGAAGTCGAAGTAGTGGTACTGGCAGTTAAACCACAAATTCTGCGTGATGTTGCTTTGCAAATTGCACCTAGCCTAAAACAAAAAAACGTGCTCGTGGTATCGATTGCCGCCGGCATTTCCCAGCAAAGCCTGTCGCAATGGTTGGGCAACGAGGTTGCTATCGTGCGCTGCATGCCAAACACACCGGCACTGGTGCAAACCGGTGCGACAGCATTGCACGCCAACACCAATGTTGATGACGAACAAAAAGATCTGGCCGAAAATATTTTACGCGCTGTCGGTTTGGCACTATGGGTCAATGACGAAAGCCAACTCGACGCTGTGACAGCCGTCTCCGGCAGTGGACCGGCTTATTTTTTCCTGTTGATGGAAGCGATGGAAAAAGCCGCCCTGGAATTGGGCCTGGATGAACATTCCGCCAGACTGCTGATTCAACAAACCGCGTTGGGTGCCGCCAAAATTGCCTTGGAATCGGCCGAATCGCCCGCCCAATTACGCGCCAGAGTAACTTCGCCTGGCGGCACCACTCAACGAGCCATAGAAACATTTGTACAAAACGGTTTCGTCGAACTGGTTGCCAAAGCCTTGCATGCCGCCAGAGACCGTTCGATTGAAATGTCAAAACAACTGGGAGCCAACTAA
- the argB gene encoding acetylglutamate kinase, producing MKDKTAHQIAHVLIEALPYIQKFKGKTVVIKFGGNAMVDDALKHSFARDIVLMKLVGINPIVVHGGGPQIGDLLKRLGKTSEFIDGMRVTDSETMDVVEMVLGGLVNKEIVNMINMQGGKAVGLTGKDGNFIHARKINMTKAGATLDDAPEIIDLGHVGEVSSIDPAVVEMLGNSDFIPVIAPIGVGKDGHSYNINADLVAGKVAEVLKAEKLMLLTNIPGIMDKQGNLLTGLTLIDIDNLIADGTISGGMIPKTRCATDALKGGVTSVHIIDGRVDHAVLLELFTNQGVGTLLLRR from the coding sequence ATGAAAGACAAAACCGCGCACCAGATTGCCCACGTTCTTATCGAAGCCTTGCCTTATATTCAAAAATTCAAGGGCAAAACTGTTGTCATTAAATTCGGCGGCAATGCAATGGTCGACGATGCGTTGAAACACAGTTTCGCCCGCGATATTGTGTTGATGAAGCTGGTGGGTATCAACCCTATCGTTGTGCATGGCGGTGGGCCGCAAATTGGCGATTTGTTAAAACGCCTGGGTAAAACCTCGGAGTTTATTGATGGTATGCGCGTCACCGACAGCGAAACCATGGACGTGGTGGAAATGGTGCTAGGTGGCTTGGTGAATAAAGAGATCGTGAATATGATCAATATGCAGGGCGGCAAAGCGGTAGGGTTGACCGGCAAGGACGGTAATTTTATCCATGCTCGAAAAATCAACATGACCAAGGCCGGCGCGACCTTGGACGATGCGCCGGAAATCATCGATCTGGGCCATGTCGGCGAAGTCAGCAGTATCGATCCCGCAGTGGTGGAAATGCTGGGTAACAGCGACTTTATTCCGGTGATCGCGCCGATTGGGGTGGGTAAGGATGGGCACTCCTACAACATCAACGCCGATCTGGTGGCCGGCAAGGTTGCGGAAGTGCTAAAGGCTGAAAAGCTGATGTTGTTGACCAATATTCCCGGCATTATGGATAAGCAGGGCAATTTACTGACCGGATTGACGCTAATAGACATCGACAATTTGATTGCCGACGGTACGATTTCCGGCGGGATGATTCCGAAAACCCGCTGCGCGACCGATGCGCTGAAAGGCGGCGTGACTAGCGTGCATATCATAGACGGCCGAGTCGATCACGCGGTGTTGCTGGAGCTCTTCACCAATCAGGGCGTCGGTACTTTATTGCTGCGCCGCTAA
- the murJ gene encoding murein biosynthesis integral membrane protein MurJ: MSKQLFKSTAIVSSMTMISRIMGFVRDMLFANIFGVNAATDAFFVAFRIPNFLRRLFMEGAFAQAFVPALSDYNEKGSRQALRLFIDRTAGTLAALLVLITLAGVIAAPLLIMLFAPGFLWEGGQYELAVQMLRITFPYLFFVTLVAFAGAILNARGKFAIPALTPVFLNICMIAAAIWISPLMAEPIMALAWGVFGAGVVQLLFQIPALLQLGLLPRPRWGYQDPAVQRMLKQMLPAIFGVSVVQVNLLFGTLVASFLTSGSVSWLYYSDRLVEFPLGILGVALATVILPRLSENHAADDALAFSKALDWGLKLVLLIGLPATLGLTLLAEPLLSTLFQYNEFGSKDVRMAGKSLMAYALGLLAFMLIKILVPGFTSRQDTQTPMRFGMHSIIANIVLSLLLAFPLAHAGIALATTLSAYLNALLLLLNLLKTRIYRPREQWLSFILRIVAANAIMSAFLYYFVDATLWLDWNATQRSLHLGMAIGLAILIYSLALVLLGIRPRHIGLQKSLPT; the protein is encoded by the coding sequence GTGAGCAAGCAGCTATTTAAATCCACCGCAATCGTTAGCAGTATGACCATGATTTCGCGGATCATGGGTTTTGTGCGAGACATGCTGTTTGCCAACATCTTTGGGGTTAACGCGGCAACCGATGCGTTCTTTGTAGCCTTTAGGATCCCGAATTTTCTACGCCGTTTATTCATGGAAGGCGCGTTCGCCCAAGCTTTTGTACCGGCCCTGTCGGATTATAACGAAAAAGGCAGCCGCCAAGCACTGCGGCTGTTTATCGACCGCACTGCCGGCACATTGGCCGCTTTATTGGTGCTAATCACCCTGGCAGGAGTAATTGCCGCACCGCTGCTGATTATGCTGTTCGCTCCGGGATTTTTATGGGAAGGCGGCCAGTACGAGCTAGCCGTGCAAATGCTCCGCATCACCTTCCCCTATTTGTTCTTCGTTACCTTGGTTGCGTTCGCCGGTGCGATTTTGAACGCACGAGGTAAATTCGCCATTCCGGCCCTGACCCCGGTATTTCTGAATATTTGCATGATAGCCGCAGCGATCTGGATTTCGCCGCTAATGGCAGAACCCATTATGGCCCTGGCTTGGGGCGTATTCGGCGCCGGCGTAGTGCAATTGCTGTTTCAAATCCCCGCACTGCTGCAGCTCGGCTTGTTACCGCGACCACGCTGGGGCTACCAAGACCCCGCAGTGCAACGCATGTTAAAGCAGATGCTCCCCGCAATTTTTGGGGTATCCGTGGTGCAAGTTAATTTACTGTTCGGTACCCTCGTGGCCTCGTTTTTGACTTCCGGCAGCGTTTCCTGGCTGTATTACTCCGACCGACTGGTGGAGTTTCCGCTCGGCATTTTGGGCGTGGCGCTGGCGACGGTGATTTTACCCAGATTATCTGAAAATCATGCCGCGGACGATGCCCTGGCCTTTTCCAAGGCCTTAGACTGGGGCTTGAAATTGGTATTGTTGATCGGCTTGCCAGCCACACTGGGCTTGACGCTGCTGGCCGAACCATTGCTATCGACACTATTTCAATATAATGAATTTGGCAGCAAAGATGTGCGGATGGCCGGCAAAAGCCTGATGGCTTACGCGCTGGGTTTATTAGCATTTATGCTGATCAAGATCCTGGTTCCAGGCTTTACTTCACGGCAGGATACGCAAACACCGATGCGTTTCGGAATGCATTCCATCATCGCGAATATTGTTTTGAGTCTATTGCTGGCATTTCCCTTGGCGCATGCCGGCATCGCACTGGCAACCACCTTGTCGGCTTACCTAAACGCGTTACTCCTGCTGCTTAACTTGTTAAAAACCCGAATTTACCGGCCTCGCGAGCAATGGCTATCATTCATCCTGCGGATTGTGGCGGCCAACGCAATTATGTCGGCTTTTTTATATTATTTTGTCGATGCCACGCTCTGGCTGGATTGGAACGCCACGCAACGTAGCTTGCATCTGGGAATGGCAATCGGCTTAGCAATCTTGATTTATAGTTTGGCGCTAGTATTACTGGGCATCCGCCCCCGACATATCGGCCTGCAAAAATCCTTACCGACTTGA
- a CDS encoding YggT family protein, whose protein sequence is MGSNYMTDPIVFLIDTLFSLYILAVALRFLLQWTQADFYNPVSQFLVKITHPPLRIMRRFIPAIGRIDSSSLVLALLLQMVANFSILAIKGLSVSFVALTLLSLTDLLKMLIDIFVYAIFASAILSWFARGSYGSASSILYSLTDPLLNVCRKVLPDLGGIDLSPLVALVLLQLAKMMILPPLHQLVSLLG, encoded by the coding sequence ATGGGCAGCAATTATATGACCGACCCGATAGTGTTCCTGATCGACACGCTGTTTTCGTTGTATATTTTGGCGGTCGCCTTGCGTTTCTTGTTGCAATGGACCCAGGCCGATTTTTACAACCCGGTATCGCAATTTCTGGTGAAGATCACCCACCCGCCGTTGCGAATCATGCGCCGTTTTATTCCTGCCATCGGCCGTATAGACAGCTCGTCTTTAGTGCTGGCATTGCTGCTGCAAATGGTCGCCAACTTTTCGATACTAGCCATTAAGGGCCTATCGGTAAGCTTTGTCGCATTGACGCTATTGTCGCTTACCGATTTGTTGAAAATGCTGATCGACATTTTCGTTTACGCCATTTTTGCCAGCGCCATCCTCAGCTGGTTCGCTCGCGGCAGCTATGGCTCTGCCTCGTCGATTTTGTACAGCTTGACCGATCCACTATTGAACGTGTGCCGTAAAGTACTACCGGACTTGGGCGGCATTGATTTATCACCCTTGGTCGCGCTAGTGTTACTGCAATTGGCAAAAATGATGATATTGCCGCCCCTGCATCAATTGGTCAGCCTACTGGGCTGA
- a CDS encoding DUF4124 domain-containing protein: protein MPHAAIKRTLILVLALLFAMDEAAFAKKMYRWVDENGNVYFSDQVPPDQVQHKRETLSEKARVLDVLEKAKTAEQIVQQKRLDALRKEQEKIIAKQNANDKVLLSTFRSIDDMNKALSNKMASLDAGRKVIEGNIERLEQQLQQQQQQAANLERGGSKIPPKLLTDIATSKQQIDAGKQDLARHQQDQQNSEKEFKADIARFQFLTQANNSDGKPGNGDNLAASNASNELGLFVCQDTAQCEKAWKIAGEFVATHSTTGQDVESEKLIMRAAPQKDDDLSLSVSLLERNNNLQIFLDIRCRQSSMGNELCSGAKAQSIRQAFAPFIQSSLAAQQ from the coding sequence ATGCCACACGCCGCCATCAAAAGAACGCTAATTCTCGTTCTAGCCTTGCTGTTTGCAATGGATGAAGCGGCGTTTGCAAAGAAAATGTATCGCTGGGTGGATGAAAACGGTAACGTCTATTTTTCCGACCAAGTGCCTCCCGACCAAGTACAACACAAGCGGGAAACATTGAGCGAGAAAGCCCGCGTGCTCGACGTGCTGGAAAAAGCCAAAACCGCCGAGCAAATTGTTCAACAAAAGCGGCTGGACGCATTACGTAAGGAACAGGAAAAAATTATCGCCAAGCAAAATGCCAACGACAAAGTCTTGTTAAGCACTTTTCGTAGCATCGACGATATGAATAAAGCCCTAAGCAATAAAATGGCGTCCTTGGATGCCGGGCGAAAAGTTATTGAAGGCAATATAGAACGCCTTGAGCAGCAATTACAGCAACAACAGCAGCAAGCCGCCAATCTCGAACGTGGTGGCAGCAAAATTCCGCCAAAATTACTGACTGATATTGCCACCAGCAAACAACAGATAGACGCCGGCAAACAAGACCTTGCGCGCCACCAACAAGACCAACAAAACAGCGAAAAAGAATTCAAAGCCGACATAGCCCGTTTTCAATTTCTCACCCAAGCCAACAACAGCGACGGCAAACCCGGCAACGGAGATAATTTAGCCGCCAGTAACGCCAGCAACGAACTCGGCTTGTTTGTTTGTCAAGATACAGCGCAATGCGAAAAAGCCTGGAAAATCGCCGGAGAGTTTGTCGCGACGCACTCCACCACCGGCCAAGACGTGGAAAGCGAGAAACTGATCATGCGCGCAGCCCCACAAAAAGACGACGATTTGAGTCTGTCGGTGTCGCTGCTGGAACGTAATAACAACCTACAGATATTTCTGGATATCCGCTGCCGCCAATCCAGCATGGGCAACGAATTATGTTCAGGAGCAAAGGCTCAGAGCATTCGCCAGGCCTTTGCCCCTTTTATTCAATCCAGCTTAGCGGCGCAGCAATAA
- the coaBC gene encoding bifunctional phosphopantothenoylcysteine decarboxylase/phosphopantothenate--cysteine ligase CoaBC: protein MGTNINKRILLGVCGGIAAYKAAELLRLLRKQGYEVRVVMTAAARQFVTPLTFQALSGHAVHSDLLDVEQEQAMSHIHLARWADLLLIAPATADMLAKMAHGLADDLLSTLYLAAECPVFVAPAMNQAMWSKPVTQDNIARLQGHGVYCLGPVAGEQACGEQGLGRMVEPADICRQLLEHTQPGVLAGVNIVISAGPTREPLDPVRYITNRSSGKMGYALAAAALSSGANVTLVSGPVSLPVPAGAKLIPVETALQMYDAVITHSRTADIYIGAAAVADYRPQQLAERKIKKGDDTSNIPLAKNPDIITAVANLQPKPLVVGFAAETDDLENYAKHKLQSKNLDLIAANWVGQTEGGFESDRNALQVFWPGGQQILPMTDKNTLAAQLLKLIAEKLHEKNPVKNS from the coding sequence TTGGGGACGAATATTAACAAGCGAATTTTATTGGGGGTTTGCGGCGGGATCGCGGCGTATAAAGCGGCGGAACTGCTGCGCTTGTTGCGAAAGCAAGGCTATGAAGTGCGCGTGGTGATGACCGCGGCTGCCCGCCAGTTTGTCACGCCGCTGACCTTCCAGGCCTTGAGCGGCCATGCAGTGCATAGCGATTTGCTGGATGTCGAACAAGAACAGGCGATGAGCCATATTCATTTGGCCCGCTGGGCGGACCTGCTGCTGATTGCGCCGGCGACCGCCGATATGCTGGCAAAAATGGCGCATGGCCTGGCTGACGATTTGCTGTCTACCTTGTATCTTGCGGCGGAATGCCCGGTTTTCGTGGCGCCGGCAATGAATCAGGCGATGTGGAGCAAACCGGTAACGCAAGATAACATTGCCCGCTTGCAAGGTCATGGCGTGTATTGCCTCGGCCCGGTGGCCGGAGAGCAGGCTTGCGGCGAGCAAGGCTTGGGACGGATGGTCGAGCCTGCCGATATTTGCCGGCAATTGCTGGAACATACGCAGCCCGGTGTGCTTGCGGGGGTCAATATTGTTATCAGTGCGGGACCGACTCGCGAGCCGCTTGATCCGGTGCGTTACATCACTAACCGCAGTTCCGGCAAAATGGGTTATGCCCTGGCGGCTGCAGCCTTGTCCTCTGGCGCCAATGTCACCTTGGTAAGCGGCCCGGTGAGCTTGCCGGTGCCAGCCGGAGCCAAACTTATTCCTGTGGAAACTGCGTTGCAAATGTATGATGCGGTGATAACGCATAGCCGAACGGCGGATATATACATTGGCGCGGCGGCGGTGGCAGATTACCGGCCGCAACAATTGGCTGAGCGTAAGATAAAAAAAGGCGACGACACCAGCAATATACCCTTGGCAAAAAATCCGGACATCATCACCGCCGTCGCCAATTTGCAGCCAAAACCCTTAGTGGTGGGATTTGCCGCTGAAACCGACGATCTGGAAAATTATGCTAAACATAAGTTGCAAAGCAAAAACCTGGACCTGATTGCCGCAAATTGGGTGGGACAGACTGAGGGCGGGTTCGAGAGCGATCGCAACGCCTTGCAAGTATTTTGGCCAGGTGGTCAACAAATTCTGCCGATGACTGATAAAAATACTTTAGCCGCACAGCTACTTAAACTGATAGCCGAGAAATTGCATGAAAAAAATCCAGTTAAAAATTCTTGA
- the rpsT gene encoding 30S ribosomal protein S20 encodes MANSPQARKRARQAEKSRIRNAGQRSNLRTFIKKVIAAVRAGDKEQAQAAFKTAVPIIDSAVNKGLIHKNKAARNKSRLNDRLRAMA; translated from the coding sequence ATGGCTAATTCACCACAAGCTAGAAAAAGAGCGCGTCAGGCTGAGAAAAGCCGTATTCGCAATGCCGGACAGCGCAGCAACTTACGCACTTTCATCAAAAAAGTGATCGCCGCTGTTAGAGCAGGCGATAAAGAGCAAGCTCAAGCCGCGTTTAAAACCGCTGTTCCCATCATCGATTCGGCCGTTAACAAAGGCCTGATCCACAAAAATAAAGCTGCTCGCAACAAAAGCAGGCTTAACGACAGGCTGCGGGCGATGGCTTGA
- a CDS encoding phosphomannomutase/phosphoglucomutase: MGRIFSLVAGIAALMVLLAGGGAYWFSAAQVRETQQTSTTAIASGMTVSIVSQIETLQRVIDGLAQAPDVVAVLASDSRNQTALDNVATRLQNTIPQAMRVRLLPATVSEPDLTQVPNMGFADLEMVRATLTAKQKPFVQGEGEHRHLAMTAAVSQNQQVIGVILVSLKPDLLQQLITKTTVSNGYVEIKQEQAVLASAGVPELKGDEPQVMPLTNSRWLLELSIGGGTNAGDIVLFSCIILIPTLLGCLAFFVGYRKLADYLHHDQRSILKAAKDMMTGKQVGHYPVQLDEMRPIISTLAQFKRILEQEKTPSKAPEELGENDFFDESFDIDFLEEPPKTAEHYASVPVSLGTASISMAEQAPLSAAAPAEKSAPVAMPTVAPTAGESFADIFRTYDIRGIVGRGLTAETVQNIGRALASEARQLNIKTIVMGRDGRLSSPGLSDALAKGITEAGCDVLNIGLVPTPLLYFVTQHSEGRSGVMITGSHNPADYNGLKLVLNGETLSGDKIQQLKKRIEAGDFSAGAPGSIELNSLFSNEYIGMISDDVHLVRPMKVAIDCGNGAAGQLAPILLRTMGCEVIELYCEIDGNFPNHHPDPSKPENLADLIKAVQHYDADVGVAFDGDGDRIGVVDSGGKIIWPDRQMMLYARDVLANKPGAEIIYDVKCSRHLHDQIVKRGGRPLMWKSGHSLMKAKLKETAAALAGEMSGHIFFNDRWFGFDDALYAAARLIEILSGDMRSSSDVFAELPDSINTPELHVPMAEGEGVRFVEQLFSQAKFKDGKIINIDGMRVEFTDGWGLVRASNTTPVLTVRFEADSQDAMQRIQTQFRQLMLQIKPDIKLPF, encoded by the coding sequence ATGGGACGCATATTTAGCTTAGTGGCCGGCATCGCGGCGCTGATGGTGTTATTGGCCGGCGGCGGCGCCTATTGGTTTTCGGCGGCTCAGGTTAGGGAAACCCAACAAACCAGTACCACGGCCATTGCCAGCGGTATGACGGTCAGCATCGTCAGCCAGATCGAAACGCTGCAGAGGGTCATCGATGGTCTGGCGCAGGCCCCGGATGTGGTGGCGGTACTTGCTAGCGATAGCCGCAATCAAACGGCGTTAGATAACGTTGCAACCAGACTACAGAATACGATTCCACAAGCCATGCGTGTGCGCTTGTTGCCGGCGACGGTCAGTGAGCCCGATCTTACCCAAGTGCCGAATATGGGCTTTGCCGATTTGGAAATGGTGCGCGCCACACTCACCGCCAAGCAAAAGCCGTTTGTGCAAGGCGAGGGTGAACATCGGCATTTGGCTATGACTGCTGCGGTCAGTCAAAATCAGCAGGTGATTGGCGTGATTTTGGTTAGTTTGAAGCCGGATTTGTTGCAACAGCTGATCACCAAGACTACCGTCAGCAATGGTTATGTGGAGATTAAGCAAGAACAGGCCGTATTGGCCAGCGCTGGCGTGCCGGAATTGAAGGGCGACGAACCGCAAGTGATGCCGCTGACTAACAGCCGCTGGTTGTTGGAGCTTTCCATCGGTGGTGGCACCAATGCCGGTGACATCGTTTTATTTTCCTGCATTATCCTAATCCCTACCTTGTTGGGGTGCCTGGCGTTTTTTGTCGGTTATCGTAAATTGGCCGATTATCTGCACCATGATCAACGCAGTATTTTAAAGGCCGCCAAGGACATGATGACCGGCAAGCAGGTCGGTCACTATCCGGTGCAACTCGACGAAATGCGGCCGATTATTTCTACGTTGGCGCAGTTTAAGCGCATCCTGGAACAAGAAAAAACCCCGAGTAAGGCGCCTGAAGAGTTGGGTGAAAACGACTTTTTCGATGAGTCATTCGATATAGATTTTCTCGAAGAGCCACCTAAAACAGCCGAACACTATGCCAGTGTGCCGGTCAGCTTGGGCACGGCGTCTATTAGCATGGCCGAGCAGGCGCCGCTTAGTGCTGCTGCTCCCGCCGAGAAATCTGCACCCGTCGCGATGCCGACCGTTGCGCCAACGGCGGGCGAGTCTTTTGCCGATATTTTCCGTACGTACGATATTCGCGGCATAGTTGGGCGTGGTTTGACGGCGGAAACAGTGCAAAATATCGGCCGGGCTTTAGCTAGCGAGGCCAGACAGCTGAATATCAAGACTATTGTGATGGGTAGGGACGGGCGCCTCTCTAGTCCGGGTCTGTCGGACGCGCTGGCAAAGGGCATTACCGAGGCCGGTTGTGATGTACTTAACATTGGCCTGGTACCGACACCACTGCTGTATTTTGTTACCCAGCACAGCGAAGGCCGTAGTGGCGTGATGATTACCGGTAGCCACAATCCGGCCGACTATAACGGCCTAAAACTGGTTTTGAACGGTGAAACCTTATCCGGCGACAAGATTCAACAACTTAAAAAGCGCATCGAAGCCGGCGATTTTAGCGCCGGAGCGCCTGGCTCAATAGAGCTGAATAGCTTATTCAGCAACGAATATATCGGCATGATCTCCGACGATGTGCATTTGGTTAGGCCCATGAAAGTGGCTATCGATTGCGGCAATGGTGCCGCCGGACAGTTGGCGCCGATTTTACTGCGCACGATGGGGTGTGAGGTGATTGAGCTGTATTGCGAGATCGACGGCAACTTCCCTAATCATCACCCCGACCCCAGCAAGCCGGAAAATCTGGCCGATCTGATCAAGGCAGTGCAGCATTATGACGCTGACGTCGGGGTGGCTTTCGACGGCGACGGCGATAGGATAGGGGTGGTTGATTCCGGCGGTAAAATTATCTGGCCGGACCGGCAAATGATGCTGTATGCCCGCGATGTATTGGCCAATAAACCGGGCGCGGAAATTATTTACGATGTGAAATGCTCCCGGCATTTGCATGATCAAATCGTTAAGCGCGGCGGCCGGCCGTTAATGTGGAAAAGCGGCCATTCTTTAATGAAAGCCAAGCTCAAGGAAACTGCAGCGGCGCTGGCGGGTGAAATGAGCGGGCATATTTTCTTTAATGATCGATGGTTTGGTTTCGACGATGCCTTATACGCGGCGGCGCGGTTGATCGAAATTCTGTCCGGCGATATGCGTAGTAGTAGCGATGTGTTTGCCGAACTGCCGGACAGTATCAACACACCGGAACTGCATGTGCCGATGGCCGAAGGCGAAGGTGTACGTTTCGTAGAACAGCTATTCAGCCAGGCCAAATTTAAAGACGGCAAGATTATTAATATCGACGGCATGCGCGTCGAATTTACCGACGGCTGGGGTTTGGTTAGAGCTTCCAATACCACGCCGGTGTTGACCGTGCGTTTCGAAGCGGATAGCCAGGACGCAATGCAGCGTATTCAAACTCAATTCAGGCAGCTGATGCTGCAAATTAAACCCGATATCAAACTACCTTTTTAA
- the dut gene encoding dUTP diphosphatase, whose protein sequence is MKKIQLKILDPRLGREIALPAYATHGSAGLDLRACLDQALTLLPGETALIPTGLAIHIDDPHLAAVLLPRSGLGHKHGIVLGNLVGLIDSDYQGQIFISCWNRGNSTFTVEIGERIAQMVFVPVVQAEFECVAEFDESHRGSGGFGHSGRH, encoded by the coding sequence ATGAAAAAAATCCAGTTAAAAATTCTTGATCCGCGCCTGGGTCGGGAGATTGCTTTGCCCGCCTATGCCACGCACGGTTCGGCGGGACTGGATTTGCGGGCCTGCCTGGATCAGGCTTTGACCTTGCTGCCGGGTGAAACCGCGTTGATACCCACTGGTCTGGCCATTCATATCGATGACCCGCATTTGGCGGCAGTATTGTTGCCGCGTTCCGGACTCGGCCACAAGCACGGTATTGTATTGGGCAATTTGGTGGGTTTGATCGACTCTGATTATCAGGGGCAGATTTTTATCTCTTGCTGGAATCGCGGCAACAGCACCTTTACCGTCGAGATCGGTGAGCGCATTGCGCAAATGGTGTTCGTGCCGGTGGTGCAGGCCGAATTCGAATGCGTAGCCGAGTTTGACGAAAGCCATCGCGGTAGCGGCGGTTTCGGGCACAGCGGTCGGCATTAA
- a CDS encoding Gfo/Idh/MocA family protein → MNNQDQAKLRWGILGAARINERLLPVIVEASNAKLVGIASRRAGAAAQTLAQYAPCHPEIQPYDNLDALLNDEDVQAIYLPMANHEHAEWALRAIEHRKHVLCEKPMALTVEDIEAIETAARRYRVTVMEGFMYRFHPQHARVLELIRSGLIGEIRSVRASYSFMMRPARMYRLAEDVSRGGGAMWDIGCYAIHSLRMFFQQAPRTVTAVSKYVESGADITTSGILDFGDGKFAHFDFSFERARRCEYEIIGTQGGIKCHLVWQLPGDVPVISWWTEDGRQSEERLPAANHFRLEIEHFSDCVLNNKDPQLSFNDARDNCRTIVAALQSAAEGRVIKI, encoded by the coding sequence ATGAATAACCAAGATCAAGCCAAACTTCGATGGGGCATTCTCGGTGCAGCTCGTATCAACGAGCGCCTGTTGCCGGTAATAGTCGAAGCGTCCAACGCGAAGCTGGTTGGCATAGCCAGCCGTCGGGCTGGTGCCGCTGCGCAAACGCTCGCTCAATACGCCCCTTGTCATCCGGAAATACAGCCTTACGACAATCTGGACGCGTTGCTAAACGACGAAGACGTGCAAGCCATCTACTTACCCATGGCTAATCATGAGCATGCGGAATGGGCCTTGCGGGCCATTGAGCACCGTAAGCATGTGCTTTGCGAAAAACCGATGGCGTTGACGGTGGAGGACATTGAGGCGATCGAAACCGCTGCTCGCCGTTACCGGGTGACCGTGATGGAAGGTTTTATGTACCGATTCCATCCGCAGCACGCCCGTGTATTGGAGTTGATCCGGTCCGGTTTGATAGGCGAAATCCGTTCGGTGCGCGCCAGTTACTCGTTCATGATGCGGCCGGCGCGAATGTATCGATTGGCTGAGGATGTCTCGCGAGGCGGCGGGGCGATGTGGGACATCGGCTGTTATGCAATCCATTCATTGCGCATGTTCTTTCAACAAGCGCCCCGCACTGTGACGGCTGTATCCAAATATGTGGAAAGCGGTGCCGACATCACGACTAGCGGCATACTGGATTTTGGCGACGGAAAATTCGCGCATTTCGACTTCAGTTTCGAGCGGGCGCGGCGCTGCGAGTACGAAATTATCGGTACTCAAGGCGGGATCAAATGCCATTTAGTTTGGCAGTTGCCTGGAGATGTGCCGGTCATCTCCTGGTGGACCGAAGACGGTCGGCAGTCAGAAGAGCGCTTGCCTGCTGCTAATCACTTTCGCTTGGAAATAGAGCATTTCAGCGATTGCGTGTTAAATAATAAGGATCCGCAATTGTCATTCAACGATGCCCGAGACAACTGTCGGACCATTGTTGCCGCGCTGCAATCGGCCGCCGAGGGCAGGGTAATCAAAATATGA